In Eubalaena glacialis isolate mEubGla1 chromosome 3, mEubGla1.1.hap2.+ XY, whole genome shotgun sequence, the following are encoded in one genomic region:
- the GPR161 gene encoding G-protein coupled receptor 161 isoform X2: MKVVQHALPTPRRGALTMSLNSSLSHRKELSNLTEEDGGQGGGGVTEFIAIVVITVFVCLGNLVIVVTLYRKSYLLTLSNKFVFSLTLSNFLLSVLVLPFVATSSIRREWIFGVVWCNFSALLYLLISSASMLTLGVIAVDRYYAVLYPMVYPMKITGNRAVVALAYIWLHSLIGCLPPLFGWSSVEFDEFKWMCVAAWHREPGYTAFWQIWCALFPFLVMLVCYGFIFRVARVKARKVHCGTVVLVEEDAHRNGRKNSSTSTSSSGSRKNAFQGVVYSANQCKALITILVVIGAFMVTWGPYMVVITSEALWGKNYVSPTLETWATWLSFTSAICHPLIYGLWNKTVRKELLGMCFGDRYYREPFVQRQRTSRLFSISNRITDLGLSPHLTALMAGGQPLGNSSSTGDTGFSCSQDSGTDVMLLEDFTSDDNPPSHTCPPKRRSSVTFEDEVEQIRAAKNPILHVKAEVHKSLDSYAASLAKAIEAEAKVNLFGEEALPGVLLAARTVPGLGFGSRRGSRTLASQRLQSIKEGNVLAAEQT, from the exons TCGTCCAGCATGCTCTGCCCACCCCCCGCCGAGGCGCACTGACCATGAGCCTCAACTCCTCCCTCAGCCACAGGAAGGAGCTGAGTAACCTCACCGAGGAGGACGGTGGCCAAGGGGGCGGCGGCGTCACCGAGTTCATCGCCATTGTCGTCATCACCGTTTTCGTCTGCCTGGGCAACCTGGTAATCGTGGTCACCTTGTACAGGAAGTCCTACCTCCTCACCCTCAGCAACAAGTTCGTCTTCAGCCTGACCCTGTCCAACTTCCTGCTGTCCGTGCTGGTGCTGCCTTTCGTGGCGACCAGCTCCATTCGGAGGGAATGGATCTTCGGTGTGGTCTGGTGCAACTTCTCGGCCCTCCTCTACCTGCTCATCAGCTCGGCCAGCATGCTCACCCTCGGGGTCATCGCCGTCGACCG cTACTATGCTGTCCTGTACCCCATGGTGTACCCCATGAAGATCACAGGCAACCGAGCCGTGGTGGCGCTTGCCTACATCTGGCTTCACTCCCTCATCGGCTGCCTGCCACCTCTATTTGGTTGGTCATCGGTGGAGTTTGACGAGTTCAAGTGGATGTGTGTGGCCGCGTGGCACCGGGAGCCTGGCTATACCGCCTTCTGGCAGATCTGGTGTGCCCTGTTCCCCTTCCTGGTCATGCTGGTGTGCTATGGCTTCATCTTCCGCGTGGCCAGGGTCAAGGCACGCAAGGTGCACTGTGGCACCGTGGTCCTTGTGGAGGAGGACGCGCACAGGAACGGGAGGAAGAACTCCAGCACCTCCACCTCTTCCTCGGGCAGTAGGAAGAACGCCTTTCAGGGCGTGGTCTATTCGGCCAACCAGTGCAAAGCGCTCATCACCATCCTGGTGGTCATTGGTGCCTTCATGGTCACCTGGGGCCCCTACATGGTTGTCATCACCTCTGAGGCCCTCTGGGGAAAGAACTATGTCTCCCCAACCCTGGAGACCTGGGCCACTTGGCTGTCCTTTACCAGTGCCATCTGCCACCCCCTGATCTATGGACTCTGGAACAAGACAGTTCGCAAGGAACTACTGGGCATGTGCTTTGGGGATCGGTATTACCGGGAACCGTTTGTGCAGCGGCAGAGGACTTCCAGGCTCTTCAGCATTTCCAACAGGATCACAG ACCTGGGCCTGTCCCCACACCTCACGGCGCTCATGGCCGGCGGGCAGCCCCTGGGGAACAGCAGCAGCACGGGGGACACCGGCTTCAGCTGCTCTCAGGACTCAG GAACGGACGTCATGCTGCTCGAAGACTTCACGTCTGATGAcaaccctccctcccacacttgcCCACCCAAGAGGCGGAGCTCGGTGACGTTCGAAGATGAAGTGGAACAAATCAGAG CTGCCAAGAACCCTATTCTTCACGTGAAAGCCGAAGTGCACAAGTCCTTGGACAGTTACGCAGCCAGCTTGGCCAAAGCCATAGAGGCTGAAGCCAAAGTCAACTTATTTGGGGAGGAGGCTTTGCCTGGGGTCTTGCTTGCAGCACGGACCGTCCCCGGGCTTGGCTTTGGGAGCCGCCGAGGCAGCAGAACGCTGGCGAGTCAGAGGCTGCAGAGCATCAAAGAGGGGAACGTTCTAGCCGCGGAGCAGACGTGA
- the GPR161 gene encoding G-protein coupled receptor 161 isoform X1, with translation MKVVQHALPTPRRGALTMSLNSSLSHRKELSNLTEEDGGQGGGGVTEFIAIVVITVFVCLGNLVIVVTLYRKSYLLTLSNKFVFSLTLSNFLLSVLVLPFVATSSIRREWIFGVVWCNFSALLYLLISSASMLTLGVIAVDRYYAVLYPMVYPMKITGNRAVVALAYIWLHSLIGCLPPLFGWSSVEFDEFKWMCVAAWHREPGYTAFWQIWCALFPFLVMLVCYGFIFRVARVKARKVHCGTVVLVEEDAHRNGRKNSSTSTSSSGSRKNAFQGVVYSANQCKALITILVVIGAFMVTWGPYMVVITSEALWGKNYVSPTLETWATWLSFTSAICHPLIYGLWNKTVRKELLGMCFGDRYYREPFVQRQRTSRLFSISNRITDLGLSPHLTALMAGGQPLGNSSSTGDTGFSCSQDSGTDVMLLEDFTSDDNPPSHTCPPKRRSSVTFEDEVEQIREAAKNPILHVKAEVHKSLDSYAASLAKAIEAEAKVNLFGEEALPGVLLAARTVPGLGFGSRRGSRTLASQRLQSIKEGNVLAAEQT, from the exons TCGTCCAGCATGCTCTGCCCACCCCCCGCCGAGGCGCACTGACCATGAGCCTCAACTCCTCCCTCAGCCACAGGAAGGAGCTGAGTAACCTCACCGAGGAGGACGGTGGCCAAGGGGGCGGCGGCGTCACCGAGTTCATCGCCATTGTCGTCATCACCGTTTTCGTCTGCCTGGGCAACCTGGTAATCGTGGTCACCTTGTACAGGAAGTCCTACCTCCTCACCCTCAGCAACAAGTTCGTCTTCAGCCTGACCCTGTCCAACTTCCTGCTGTCCGTGCTGGTGCTGCCTTTCGTGGCGACCAGCTCCATTCGGAGGGAATGGATCTTCGGTGTGGTCTGGTGCAACTTCTCGGCCCTCCTCTACCTGCTCATCAGCTCGGCCAGCATGCTCACCCTCGGGGTCATCGCCGTCGACCG cTACTATGCTGTCCTGTACCCCATGGTGTACCCCATGAAGATCACAGGCAACCGAGCCGTGGTGGCGCTTGCCTACATCTGGCTTCACTCCCTCATCGGCTGCCTGCCACCTCTATTTGGTTGGTCATCGGTGGAGTTTGACGAGTTCAAGTGGATGTGTGTGGCCGCGTGGCACCGGGAGCCTGGCTATACCGCCTTCTGGCAGATCTGGTGTGCCCTGTTCCCCTTCCTGGTCATGCTGGTGTGCTATGGCTTCATCTTCCGCGTGGCCAGGGTCAAGGCACGCAAGGTGCACTGTGGCACCGTGGTCCTTGTGGAGGAGGACGCGCACAGGAACGGGAGGAAGAACTCCAGCACCTCCACCTCTTCCTCGGGCAGTAGGAAGAACGCCTTTCAGGGCGTGGTCTATTCGGCCAACCAGTGCAAAGCGCTCATCACCATCCTGGTGGTCATTGGTGCCTTCATGGTCACCTGGGGCCCCTACATGGTTGTCATCACCTCTGAGGCCCTCTGGGGAAAGAACTATGTCTCCCCAACCCTGGAGACCTGGGCCACTTGGCTGTCCTTTACCAGTGCCATCTGCCACCCCCTGATCTATGGACTCTGGAACAAGACAGTTCGCAAGGAACTACTGGGCATGTGCTTTGGGGATCGGTATTACCGGGAACCGTTTGTGCAGCGGCAGAGGACTTCCAGGCTCTTCAGCATTTCCAACAGGATCACAG ACCTGGGCCTGTCCCCACACCTCACGGCGCTCATGGCCGGCGGGCAGCCCCTGGGGAACAGCAGCAGCACGGGGGACACCGGCTTCAGCTGCTCTCAGGACTCAG GAACGGACGTCATGCTGCTCGAAGACTTCACGTCTGATGAcaaccctccctcccacacttgcCCACCCAAGAGGCGGAGCTCGGTGACGTTCGAAGATGAAGTGGAACAAATCAGAG AAGCTGCCAAGAACCCTATTCTTCACGTGAAAGCCGAAGTGCACAAGTCCTTGGACAGTTACGCAGCCAGCTTGGCCAAAGCCATAGAGGCTGAAGCCAAAGTCAACTTATTTGGGGAGGAGGCTTTGCCTGGGGTCTTGCTTGCAGCACGGACCGTCCCCGGGCTTGGCTTTGGGAGCCGCCGAGGCAGCAGAACGCTGGCGAGTCAGAGGCTGCAGAGCATCAAAGAGGGGAACGTTCTAGCCGCGGAGCAGACGTGA
- the GPR161 gene encoding G-protein coupled receptor 161 isoform X3 produces MSLNSSLSHRKELSNLTEEDGGQGGGGVTEFIAIVVITVFVCLGNLVIVVTLYRKSYLLTLSNKFVFSLTLSNFLLSVLVLPFVATSSIRREWIFGVVWCNFSALLYLLISSASMLTLGVIAVDRYYAVLYPMVYPMKITGNRAVVALAYIWLHSLIGCLPPLFGWSSVEFDEFKWMCVAAWHREPGYTAFWQIWCALFPFLVMLVCYGFIFRVARVKARKVHCGTVVLVEEDAHRNGRKNSSTSTSSSGSRKNAFQGVVYSANQCKALITILVVIGAFMVTWGPYMVVITSEALWGKNYVSPTLETWATWLSFTSAICHPLIYGLWNKTVRKELLGMCFGDRYYREPFVQRQRTSRLFSISNRITDLGLSPHLTALMAGGQPLGNSSSTGDTGFSCSQDSGTDVMLLEDFTSDDNPPSHTCPPKRRSSVTFEDEVEQIREAAKNPILHVKAEVHKSLDSYAASLAKAIEAEAKVNLFGEEALPGVLLAARTVPGLGFGSRRGSRTLASQRLQSIKEGNVLAAEQT; encoded by the exons ATGAGCCTCAACTCCTCCCTCAGCCACAGGAAGGAGCTGAGTAACCTCACCGAGGAGGACGGTGGCCAAGGGGGCGGCGGCGTCACCGAGTTCATCGCCATTGTCGTCATCACCGTTTTCGTCTGCCTGGGCAACCTGGTAATCGTGGTCACCTTGTACAGGAAGTCCTACCTCCTCACCCTCAGCAACAAGTTCGTCTTCAGCCTGACCCTGTCCAACTTCCTGCTGTCCGTGCTGGTGCTGCCTTTCGTGGCGACCAGCTCCATTCGGAGGGAATGGATCTTCGGTGTGGTCTGGTGCAACTTCTCGGCCCTCCTCTACCTGCTCATCAGCTCGGCCAGCATGCTCACCCTCGGGGTCATCGCCGTCGACCG cTACTATGCTGTCCTGTACCCCATGGTGTACCCCATGAAGATCACAGGCAACCGAGCCGTGGTGGCGCTTGCCTACATCTGGCTTCACTCCCTCATCGGCTGCCTGCCACCTCTATTTGGTTGGTCATCGGTGGAGTTTGACGAGTTCAAGTGGATGTGTGTGGCCGCGTGGCACCGGGAGCCTGGCTATACCGCCTTCTGGCAGATCTGGTGTGCCCTGTTCCCCTTCCTGGTCATGCTGGTGTGCTATGGCTTCATCTTCCGCGTGGCCAGGGTCAAGGCACGCAAGGTGCACTGTGGCACCGTGGTCCTTGTGGAGGAGGACGCGCACAGGAACGGGAGGAAGAACTCCAGCACCTCCACCTCTTCCTCGGGCAGTAGGAAGAACGCCTTTCAGGGCGTGGTCTATTCGGCCAACCAGTGCAAAGCGCTCATCACCATCCTGGTGGTCATTGGTGCCTTCATGGTCACCTGGGGCCCCTACATGGTTGTCATCACCTCTGAGGCCCTCTGGGGAAAGAACTATGTCTCCCCAACCCTGGAGACCTGGGCCACTTGGCTGTCCTTTACCAGTGCCATCTGCCACCCCCTGATCTATGGACTCTGGAACAAGACAGTTCGCAAGGAACTACTGGGCATGTGCTTTGGGGATCGGTATTACCGGGAACCGTTTGTGCAGCGGCAGAGGACTTCCAGGCTCTTCAGCATTTCCAACAGGATCACAG ACCTGGGCCTGTCCCCACACCTCACGGCGCTCATGGCCGGCGGGCAGCCCCTGGGGAACAGCAGCAGCACGGGGGACACCGGCTTCAGCTGCTCTCAGGACTCAG GAACGGACGTCATGCTGCTCGAAGACTTCACGTCTGATGAcaaccctccctcccacacttgcCCACCCAAGAGGCGGAGCTCGGTGACGTTCGAAGATGAAGTGGAACAAATCAGAG AAGCTGCCAAGAACCCTATTCTTCACGTGAAAGCCGAAGTGCACAAGTCCTTGGACAGTTACGCAGCCAGCTTGGCCAAAGCCATAGAGGCTGAAGCCAAAGTCAACTTATTTGGGGAGGAGGCTTTGCCTGGGGTCTTGCTTGCAGCACGGACCGTCCCCGGGCTTGGCTTTGGGAGCCGCCGAGGCAGCAGAACGCTGGCGAGTCAGAGGCTGCAGAGCATCAAAGAGGGGAACGTTCTAGCCGCGGAGCAGACGTGA